A single genomic interval of Lathyrus oleraceus cultivar Zhongwan6 chromosome 7, CAAS_Psat_ZW6_1.0, whole genome shotgun sequence harbors:
- the LOC127102566 gene encoding uncharacterized protein LOC127102566 codes for MTLEQVEANQATMRSDINTIQEKMDQLLETMLAIAQRERVADAENEARRNDNPSSLVHPDESYVHAKKSLVHIPIGSKGEGDRAEPSEAPAHYGSEMGDDPYEAFYVPDQPKPKTLPDPSADRLRALEKKIKAIEGNNIFGASAMNMRLVEPPLSEKEMTGIFVDTLKDPFFDRLVSSAASDFAHLVTIGDRIEKGLRDGKISGAVATSSAPKKYSGGFQKKREGETNAVSRGYKGKQQASYGQVAAVVPIPYQQPIQQQPMYQPHHQQPRQQQNAAPPRQFKPKPPRRQLDPLPVPYSQIFPYLQKEGLLTLRELKPAVFPYPPGYDANAHCEFHMGAPGHTLENCFAFQNRVQDLIEAKVVTFTPRRPNVNTNPMPTHGDASVSAIEESDQGELILKVEEIQTPITMIGAQLLKSGLVPEELVNDENDKGLRNFIQQMLDRGELQINRRVKNKEEKEIAVVVDILYDEVNVDIPFDEVNVAIPYDQVNVAIPYDEVNVEIPINPLVIEFPAPFAYKDEKAVPWIYQPRAFKQGQEDQPVVINEPNVTSIVGPAGMTRSGRVFAPRAVDASTKAKGKEIATPVQIPVPNQEMQEMHLSPKAAVTREEAEEFLRIIKKSDYKVVDQLNQTPSKISMLSLLLNSEAHRNSLLKVLSAAHITKDITIEQFDDVIACVTTGNFLGFNDDELPVEGKNHNKALHISLKCIDTILSRVLVDTGSSLNVMPKTTLIKLPMEGVNMKPSTLIVKAFDGSRRAVIGEVDLPIKIGPTFFNITFQVMDIHPGYSCLLGRPWIHSAGAVTSTLHQKLKFITNDKMIVIGGEEDILVSHLTSFRYIEVDGEITETPFQSLEVVNMMAVQKTLETPKSGPSMASWQGAKAVMESESAQDWGKVVEVNQKRDKFGLGYDPSSIEAGNQHDKEHIPLVKETFTSAGHIFGNQVAMINVEDHEEEAPVSIPIVNHHLSKIYSWYSQTGASL; via the exons ATGACGTTAGAGCAAGTGGAGGCTAACCAAGCTACCATGAGGTCAGACATCAATACGATCCAAGAGAAGATGGATCAACTGCTGGAAACAATGCTCGCCATCGCCCAGAGAGAGAGGGTTGCTGATGCAGAAAATGAGGCTAGAAGGAATGATAACCCATCAAGTTTGGTCCACCCAGATGAGAGCTACGTCCACGCCAAGAAGAGTCTGGTTCACATACCAATAGGAAGCAAAGGAGAGGGGGATCGTGCAGAGCCTTCTGAAGCACCTGCTCATTATGGGTCCGAAATGGGAGATGACCCGTATGAAGCTTTCTATGTGCCGGATCAACCAAAGCCTAAAACACTTCCAGATCCATCTGCAGATAGGCTTCGTGCCTTGGAAAAGAAGATCAAAGCTATCGAAGGGAATAATATCTTCGGTGCctctgccatgaacatgcgtCTG gtagagccaccattgtcCGAAAAGGAAATGACTGGAATATTTGTGGACACGTTGAAGGACCCATTTTTTGATAGATTAGTGAGCAGCGCAGCATCCGATTTTGCACATCTGGTCACAATCGGAGACCGCATAGAAAAGGGTCTGAGGGATGGAAAGATTTCAGGAGCCGTGGCAACCTCTAGCGCACCGAAAAAGTATTCTGGAGGCTTTCAGAAGAAAAGAGAGGGTGAAACGAACGCTGTATCTAGAGGCTATAAGGGGAAGCAACAAGCTTCATATGGCCAAGTCGCTGCCGTGGTACCCATACCCTATCAACAACCCATACAACAACAACCAATGTATCAACCACATCATCaacaacctcgtcaacaacagAACGCAGCACCACCAAGACAATTCAAGCCAAAGCCTCCAAGAAGGCAACTTGACCctctaccagtaccttatagCCAAATATTCCCATATTTGCAAAAGGAGGGCCTTCTGACATTGAGGGAGCTGAAACCAGCTGTTTTTCCATATCCACCCGGATATGACGCTAATGCCCATTGTGAATTTCACATGGGAGCGCCCGGCCATACTCTGGAGAATTGTTTTGCATTCCAAAATAGGGTACAAGACCTGATTGAAGCAAAAGTTGTTACTTTCACTCCAAGACGCCCGAACGTGAACACTAATCCCATGCCAACACATGGAGATGCTTCCGTCAGTGCCATTGAAGAGAGTGATCAGGGAGAACTGATTCttaaggttgaagagattcaaacccctatcaccaTGATAGGGGCACAACTGCTAAAAAGTGGTCTAGTCCCAGAAGAGCTGGTCAATGATGAGAACGATAAAGGGTTGAGgaattttatacaacaaatgctgGACCGAGGCGAGTTACAGATAAATCGCCGTGTTAAGAACAAAGAAGAGAAAGAGATAGCTGTCGTGGTAGACATCCTTTATGATGAGGTTAACGTGGACATCCCTTTCGATGAGGTTAATGTGGCCATCCCTTATGATCAGGTTAATGTGGCCATTCCTTATGATGAGGTTAATGTGGAAATCCCCATAAACCCATTGGTGATAGAGTTTCCAGCACCGTTCGCATATAAGGATGAGAAGGCGGTACcatggatatatcagcccagagcttttaagcaagGGCAGGAAGACCAACCCGTGGTAATCAACGAACCAAACGTTACCTCAATTGTGGGGCCAGCCGGAATGACGCGTAGTGGCCGAGTGTTCGCGCCAAGGGCTGTTGATGCTTCTACAAAAGCCAAAGGGAAAGAAATTGCTACTCCTGTCCAAATCCCTGTCCCAAATCAAGAAATGCAAGAAATGCATCTGTCGCCTAAAGCTGCGGTCACTCGTGAGGAGGCTGAGGAATTTCTAaggataatcaagaaaagtgattataaagTGGTGGACCAATTGAATCAAACACCTTCAAAAATCTCCATGTTATCTCTGTTGCTCAACTCAGAAGCACACAGGAATTCATTGTTGAAAGTGTTAAGCGCAGCACATATCACGAAAGACataacaatagaacagtttgacgATGTGATAGCTTGCGTAACCACTGGAAATTTTTTGGGGTTTAATGATGATGAACTACCAGTTgagggaaagaaccataacaaggccctaCATATCTCCTTGAAGTGTATAGATACTATACTATCAAGGGTATTAGTGGACACAGGTTCCTCACTGAACGTCATGCCAAAAACCACTTTGATAAAGCTTCCAATGGAGGGGGTGAACATGAAGCCCAGTACCCTGATTGTAAAAGCATTCGATGGCTCAAGACgagcagtgataggagaggttgacCTACCAATCAAAATAGGTCCAACTTTCTTCAATATCACattccaagttatggacatacatcccgGTTATAGTTGCCTACTTGGAAGACCGTGGATCCACTCTGCAGGTGCCGTCACCTCCACTTtacaccaaaagctaaaattCATTACCAATGACAAGATGATTGTGATTGGAGGGGAAGAGGATATCTTGGTTAGCCACTTAACATCTTTCCGATATATCGAAGTGGATGGCGAGATAACCGAGACACCATTCCAGTCCTTGGAAGTGGTAAATATGATGGCTGTCCAAAAGACATTGGAGACTCCGAAGTCAGGACCGTCCATGGCCTCGTGGCAAGGAGCTAAGGCTGTGATGGAAAGTGAAAGTGCTCAAGATTGGGGCAAAGTGGTGGAAGTGAACCAGAAGCGAGACAAGTTTGGGTTAGGATATGACCCATCGTCAATTGAAGCCGGTAACCAACATGATAAGGAGCATATCCCTCTTGTAAAGGAAACGTTCACCAGCGCTGGCCACATTTTTGGCAACCAGGTGGCAATGATCAATGTTGAAGATCATGAGGAGGAG GCACCTGTATCCATTCCAATTGTTAATCATCACCTCTCAAAGATATACTCATGGTATAGCCAAACCGGGGCAAGTCTCTAA
- the LOC127102567 gene encoding uncharacterized protein LOC127102567 produces MTLEQVEANQATMRSDINTIQEKMDQLLETMLAIAQRERVADAENEARRNDNPSSLVHPDESYVHAKKSLVHIPIGSKGEGDRAEPSEAPAHYGSEMGDDPYEAFYVPDQPKPKTLPDPSADRLRALEKKIKAIEGNNIFGASAMNMRLVEPPLSEKEMTGIFVDTLKDPFFDRLVSSAASDFAHLVTIGDRIEKGLRDGKISGAVATSSAPKKYSGGFQKKREGETNAVSRGYKGKQQASYGQVAAVVPIPYQQPIQQQPMYQPHHQQPRQQQNAAPPRQFKPKPPRRQLDPLPVPYSQIFPYLQKEGLLTLRELKPAVFPYPPGYDANAHCEFHMGAPGHTLENCFAFQNRVQDLIEAKVVTFTPRRPNVNTNPMPTHGDASVSAIEESDQGELILKVEEIQTPITMIGAQLLKSGLVPEELVNDENDKGLRNFIQQMLDRGELQINRRVKNKEEKEIAVVVDILYDEVNVDIPFDEVNVAIPYDQVNVAIPYDEVNVEIPINPLVIEFPAPFAYKDEKAVPWIYQPRAFKQGQEDQPVVINEPNVTSIVGPAGMTRSGRVFAPRAVDASTKAKGKEIATPVQIPVPNQEMQEMHLSPKAAVTREEAEEFLRIIKKSDYKVVDQLNQTPSKISMLSLLLNSEAHRNSLLKVLSAAHITKDITIEQFDDVIACVTTGNFLGFNDDELPVEGKNHNKALHISLKCIDTILSRVLVDTGSSLNVMPKTTLIKLPMEGVNMKPSTLIVKAFDGSRRAVIGEVDLPIKIGPTFFNITFQVMDIHPGYSCLLGRPWIHSAGAVTSTLHQKLKFITNDKMIVIGGEEDILVSHLTSFRYIEVDGEITETPFQSLEVVNMMAVQKTLETPKSGPSMASWQGAKAVMESESAQDWGKVVEVNQKRDKFGVGYDPSSIEAGNQHDKEHIPLVKETFTSAGHIFGNQGAMINVEDHEEEAPVSIPIVNHHLSKIYSWYSQTGASL; encoded by the exons ATGACGTTAGAGCAAGTGGAGGCTAACCAAGCTACCATGAGGTCAGACATCAATACGATCCAAGAGAAGATGGATCAACTGCTGGAAACAATGCTCGCCATCGCCCAGAGAGAGAGGGTTGCTGATGCAGAAAATGAGGCTAGAAGGAATGATAACCCATCAAGTTTGGTCCACCCAGATGAGAGCTACGTCCACGCCAAGAAGAGTCTGGTTCACATACCAATAGGAAGCAAAGGAGAGGGGGATCGTGCAGAGCCTTCTGAAGCACCTGCTCATTATGGGTCCGAAATGGGAGATGACCCGTATGAAGCTTTCTATGTGCCGGATCAACCAAAGCCTAAAACACTTCCAGATCCATCTGCAGATAGGCTTCGTGCCTTGGAAAAGAAGATCAAAGCTATCGAAGGGAATAATATCTTCGGTGCctctgccatgaacatgcgtCTG gtagagccaccattgtcCGAAAAGGAAATGACTGGAATATTTGTGGACACGTTGAAGGACCCATTTTTTGATAGATTAGTGAGCAGCGCAGCATCCGATTTTGCACATCTGGTCACAATCGGAGACCGCATAGAAAAGGGTCTGAGGGATGGAAAGATTTCAGGAGCCGTGGCAACCTCTAGCGCACCGAAAAAGTATTCTGGAGGCTTTCAGAAGAAAAGAGAGGGTGAAACGAACGCTGTATCTAGAGGCTATAAGGGGAAGCAACAAGCTTCATATGGCCAAGTCGCTGCCGTGGTACCCATACCCTATCAACAACCCATACAACAACAACCAATGTATCAACCACATCATCaacaacctcgtcaacaacagAACGCAGCACCACCAAGACAATTCAAGCCAAAGCCTCCAAGAAGGCAACTTGACCctctaccagtaccttatagCCAAATATTCCCATATTTGCAAAAGGAGGGCCTTCTGACATTGAGGGAGCTGAAACCAGCTGTTTTTCCATATCCACCCGGATATGACGCTAATGCCCATTGTGAATTTCACATGGGAGCGCCCGGCCATACTCTGGAGAATTGTTTTGCATTCCAAAATAGGGTACAAGACCTGATTGAAGCAAAAGTTGTTACTTTCACTCCAAGACGCCCGAACGTGAACACTAATCCCATGCCAACACATGGAGATGCTTCCGTCAGTGCCATTGAAGAGAGTGATCAGGGAGAACTGATTCttaaggttgaagagattcaaacccctatcaccaTGATAGGGGCACAACTGCTAAAAAGTGGTCTAGTCCCAGAAGAGCTGGTCAATGATGAGAACGATAAAGGGTTGAGgaattttatacaacaaatgctgGACCGAGGCGAGTTACAGATAAATCGCCGTGTTAAGAACAAAGAAGAGAAAGAGATAGCTGTCGTGGTAGACATCCTTTATGATGAGGTTAACGTGGACATCCCTTTCGATGAGGTTAATGTGGCCATCCCTTATGATCAGGTTAATGTGGCCATTCCTTATGATGAGGTTAATGTGGAAATCCCCATAAACCCATTGGTGATAGAGTTTCCAGCACCGTTCGCATATAAGGATGAGAAGGCGGTACcatggatatatcagcccagagcttttaagcaagGGCAGGAAGACCAACCCGTGGTAATCAACGAACCAAACGTTACCTCAATTGTGGGGCCAGCCGGAATGACGCGTAGTGGCCGAGTGTTCGCGCCAAGGGCTGTTGATGCTTCTACAAAAGCCAAAGGGAAAGAAATTGCTACTCCTGTCCAAATCCCTGTCCCAAATCAAGAAATGCAAGAAATGCATCTGTCGCCTAAAGCTGCGGTCACTCGTGAGGAGGCTGAGGAATTTCTAaggataatcaagaaaagtgattataaagTGGTGGACCAATTGAATCAAACACCTTCAAAAATCTCCATGTTATCTCTGTTGCTCAACTCAGAAGCACACAGGAATTCATTGTTGAAAGTGTTAAGCGCAGCACATATCACGAAAGACataacaatagaacagtttgacgATGTGATAGCTTGCGTAACCACTGGAAATTTTTTGGGGTTTAATGATGATGAACTACCAGTTgagggaaagaaccataacaaggccctaCATATCTCCTTGAAGTGTATAGATACTATACTATCAAGGGTATTAGTGGACACAGGTTCCTCACTGAACGTCATGCCAAAAACCACTTTGATAAAGCTTCCAATGGAGGGGGTGAACATGAAGCCCAGTACCCTGATTGTAAAAGCATTCGATGGCTCAAGACgagcagtgataggagaggttgacCTACCAATCAAAATAGGTCCAACTTTCTTCAATATCACattccaagttatggacatacatcccgGTTATAGTTGCCTACTTGGAAGACCGTGGATCCACTCTGCAGGTGCCGTCACCTCCACTTtacaccaaaagctaaaattCATTACCAATGACAAGATGATTGTGATTGGAGGGGAAGAGGATATCTTGGTTAGCCACTTAACATCTTTCCGATATATCGAAGTGGATGGCGAGATAACCGAGACACCATTCCAGTCCTTGGAAGTGGTAAATATGATGGCTGTCCAAAAGACATTGGAGACTCCGAAGTCAGGACCGTCCATGGCCTCGTGGCAAGGAGCTAAGGCTGTGATGGAAAGTGAAAGTGCTCAAGACTGGGGCAAAGTGGTGGAAGTGAACCAGAAGCGAGACAAGTTTGGGGTAGGATATGACCCATCGTCAATTGAAGCCGGTAACCAACATGATAAGGAGCATATCCCTCTTGTAAAGGAAACGTTCACCAGCGCTGGCCACATTTTTGGCAACCAGGGGGCAATGATCAATGTTGAAGATCATGAGGAGGAG GCACCTGTATCCATTCCAATTGTTAATCATCACCTCTCAAAGATATACTCATGGTATAGCCAAACCGGGGCAAGTCTCTAA